A single window of uncultured Pseudodesulfovibrio sp. DNA harbors:
- a CDS encoding aminopeptidase, which translates to MSLFDQVDMENYAEVLLWALAETREKPLKNKDIVLIRYDIPGLALTEAVYSRLMDMHLMPVTMAMPTPYMDMERYLNSSYGQLLFQQPGLAELYSQVAGIITVLAPEDLTHLQTVDPRTIAEARRSDDSNRRILQRRKQSGVLGWTTCVYPTEALAQASGMTLEEYATALKRACWLNMPSPVKEWKRLQREVGEVCDWLDSMEINSLRVESEDINLKVPVGNNRKFVGVSGGNIPGYEIYFAPDARKVEGTYYADQASLRYGHLVLGASLDFSDGIAARVEAERGQVFLQNQMYSDSGARRVGEFSLTDKRFSRVDKFMAHTLLDENYGGDNGNCHIALGGSVVESFTGPSEMLTPELEYELGFNSSDMHWDLVNTQPKRVTARLKSGEPKLIYENGAFHF; encoded by the coding sequence GTGTCGTTGTTTGATCAGGTTGATATGGAAAATTACGCGGAAGTTCTTCTCTGGGCTTTGGCTGAGACCAGAGAGAAGCCGTTAAAGAATAAGGATATCGTGCTGATTCGGTATGATATCCCCGGACTCGCCCTGACCGAAGCGGTTTATTCTCGACTTATGGATATGCATCTTATGCCCGTGACCATGGCTATGCCTACCCCGTACATGGACATGGAGCGATATCTCAATTCCAGTTACGGTCAACTTTTATTCCAACAACCCGGACTGGCTGAACTCTATTCTCAAGTGGCCGGGATTATCACTGTTCTGGCTCCTGAGGACCTGACACATCTTCAGACCGTGGATCCGCGCACCATTGCCGAGGCCCGGCGGTCAGATGATTCCAATCGGCGTATACTGCAACGTCGCAAGCAATCCGGTGTGCTTGGTTGGACGACCTGCGTCTATCCTACCGAGGCCTTGGCTCAGGCTTCCGGTATGACTTTGGAGGAATATGCCACGGCTTTGAAACGTGCCTGTTGGTTGAATATGCCCAGTCCGGTCAAGGAGTGGAAGCGGCTTCAGCGTGAGGTCGGCGAGGTGTGTGATTGGCTTGATTCCATGGAAATAAATTCTTTGCGTGTGGAGTCCGAAGATATCAATCTCAAGGTGCCTGTTGGCAATAACCGGAAATTTGTCGGCGTGAGTGGGGGGAATATTCCGGGATATGAAATATATTTCGCGCCCGATGCCCGCAAGGTGGAAGGCACCTACTACGCCGATCAAGCCTCGTTGCGGTACGGACATTTGGTGCTCGGTGCTTCTTTGGATTTTTCGGATGGTATCGCCGCCCGTGTAGAGGCGGAACGCGGACAGGTCTTTTTGCAAAATCAGATGTATTCAGATTCCGGCGCGCGGAGGGTGGGAGAATTCTCCCTGACAGATAAACGATTTTCTCGCGTGGATAAATTCATGGCTCATACTTTGCTGGATGAGAATTATGGTGGCGACAATGGTAATTGTCACATCGCGCTTGGTGGTTCTGTTGTGGAAAGCTTTACTGGTCCATCCGAAATGTTGACCCCGGAGTTGGAATATGAACTTGGTTTTAACTCCTCGGATATGCACTGGGATTTGGTGAACACCCAGCCAAAACGAGTCACCGCAAGGCTTAAGAGTGGAGAACCCAAGTTAATTTATGAGAATGGGGCTTTTCATTTTTAA
- a CDS encoding nucleotide exchange factor GrpE: MTKDKNNEVPITGLYDDEGKIFNEAQGENLDATDEVGEEEATEVSLSQEELHALCLESVCPECDVFKEAEGIRLRALADAENVKKRLFRENEEMKKYAGESVLADLLPVLDNLDLALAHTGNLDDACKNFVIGVDMTRKLFLDAVKGHGLEAVPVSVGSDFDPEVHEAVGTVQEPKLADNQIAQIVQGGYLLKGRLIRPAKVMVNKA; the protein is encoded by the coding sequence ATGACCAAAGATAAAAACAACGAAGTCCCTATCACCGGTCTTTATGATGATGAAGGGAAGATTTTTAACGAAGCACAGGGTGAAAATCTTGATGCTACCGATGAGGTTGGCGAAGAAGAGGCTACGGAAGTCTCCCTGAGTCAGGAAGAATTGCATGCGCTGTGTCTTGAATCCGTTTGTCCCGAATGTGATGTGTTCAAGGAAGCCGAAGGAATTCGTCTTCGCGCCTTGGCAGATGCTGAAAACGTCAAGAAACGTTTGTTTCGGGAAAACGAGGAAATGAAGAAGTATGCAGGTGAGTCTGTTTTGGCCGACCTGCTGCCTGTTCTGGACAATCTTGATCTCGCCTTGGCTCATACCGGGAACTTAGACGACGCCTGCAAAAATTTTGTTATCGGCGTGGATATGACCCGCAAGCTGTTTCTCGATGCAGTGAAAGGACATGGACTGGAAGCCGTACCTGTGTCTGTCGGCAGTGATTTTGACCCGGAAGTCCATGAGGCCGTGGGAACTGTGCAGGAACCAAAGCTTGCTGACAACCAGATAGCTCAGATTGTTCAGGGCGGTTACCTGTTGAAGGGACGTCTTATTCGTCCTGCCAAGGTTATGGTCAACAAGGCATAG
- a CDS encoding alpha/beta fold hydrolase has translation MPILPTPEYQPPFPFRFGNIATLSPPLFRLTPITAPMRERIELPDTDFLDFDWHHSRIGETRKLVIVSHGLEGHARKKYILGMAHMFTGLGFDVACWCQRGCGDEPNRLPRSYHSGETNDLHAVITHCLSTGRYDEISLIGFSMGGNQILKYLGEKPDRIPPQVISAATFSVPCDLDATERVIALPSRHIYFEYFMRGLRRTIREKGNRFPNEIDPTQLRGIKTLRDFDDRFTAPSNGFKDAADYYARSSCLQFLKDIRIPTLLVNAQDDPFLGPECYPLHEAKANPNVFLEIPEHGGHVGFVLNGGNNVYWSEKRAAQFLIQNKG, from the coding sequence ATGCCAATACTGCCAACCCCCGAGTATCAACCGCCCTTTCCATTTCGCTTCGGCAACATCGCCACGCTCTCCCCCCCCCTGTTCAGGCTGACACCGATCACGGCTCCCATGCGAGAACGCATTGAACTACCGGATACCGATTTTCTGGATTTCGACTGGCACCATTCCCGCATCGGTGAAACACGTAAACTGGTCATCGTCAGCCACGGACTGGAGGGACATGCACGCAAAAAATATATACTCGGCATGGCCCACATGTTCACGGGCCTCGGCTTTGACGTTGCCTGCTGGTGCCAACGCGGATGCGGTGATGAGCCAAATAGATTGCCGCGCTCCTACCACTCTGGTGAAACCAATGATCTGCACGCGGTCATTACACACTGCCTTTCCACAGGCCGATATGACGAAATCAGCCTCATAGGATTTTCCATGGGCGGCAACCAGATTCTCAAATATCTGGGAGAAAAACCTGACCGTATTCCACCACAAGTCATTTCCGCAGCCACGTTTTCCGTCCCCTGTGATCTGGACGCGACGGAACGAGTGATTGCCCTGCCTTCCCGGCATATTTATTTTGAATATTTCATGCGAGGACTGCGTCGGACCATTCGAGAAAAAGGGAACCGTTTCCCAAACGAAATTGACCCAACACAGCTGCGAGGTATTAAAACGCTCCGGGATTTCGACGATAGATTCACTGCACCTTCTAATGGATTCAAAGATGCTGCGGACTATTACGCCCGTTCAAGCTGCCTTCAATTTCTCAAGGACATCCGCATCCCGACCCTGCTCGTCAATGCGCAGGACGACCCTTTTCTAGGGCCGGAATGTTATCCGCTCCACGAAGCCAAGGCCAACCCGAATGTGTTTCTGGAAATACCGGAACACGGAGGACATGTCGGATTTGTGCTCAATGGCGGGAATAATGTGTATTGGTCTGAAAAACGAGCCGCTCAATTCTTGATACAAAACAAAGGCTAA
- a CDS encoding chaperone modulator CbpM: MTTRKLQEMLLQLPGLNLPERSEYVAWAQLVQLTSIQPAQVSELVDLGWIRPKKTNAEEYLFRLRDVYRIHKLMRLVNDLDVSFNSGSIIVDLLERVEELEKEVIELKRLV; this comes from the coding sequence ATGACCACACGAAAGCTTCAGGAAATGTTGTTGCAACTGCCCGGTCTGAATTTGCCGGAACGTAGTGAGTATGTGGCTTGGGCACAACTGGTGCAATTGACCAGTATTCAACCTGCTCAGGTCTCGGAATTGGTCGACCTCGGTTGGATTAGACCCAAGAAGACGAACGCGGAGGAGTATTTGTTTCGTCTGCGCGATGTCTACCGTATTCATAAACTTATGCGTCTGGTCAATGATCTGGACGTTTCCTTCAACTCTGGTTCCATTATTGTTGATTTACTGGAGCGGGTGGAAGAATTGGAAAAAGAAGTCATAGAGTTGAAGAGGCTTGTATAA
- a CDS encoding multidrug effflux MFS transporter, with translation MPNLILLSLLAAFPPLAIDMYLPAMPTLQVVWGVPFGVINLSLVVFIVTFSACLLVHGPLSDRFGRRPVLISGILLFILGSLLCAASDSITFLLFSRAVQGAGAAAAASLSLALSKDLYEGVERQKILAYIGVIMAFCPMLAPTLGGIMLRFGSWQWIFIVQSIMALVALYGVLRLKEPLTEFTHGGVLAVAGRYIAVFKNGRFTVLALAFAIMILPHFGFIGGSADIYINGFDMSEHVFGLYFGANAVGFMLGSFTCTRLGGSLKPMHILYIALCTIFGAGVLMLLLGGTSPLAVAIPMFCITFSVGFSRPVSNSMILDQVDSDVGAASGVMTFEMFFVGAMSMEFISLDWPNKPMVLGLLALTGAAIPLGTLLIMRVIGRRRT, from the coding sequence ATGCCAAATTTGATTTTGCTTTCGCTATTGGCGGCCTTTCCGCCGCTTGCCATTGATATGTATCTACCTGCCATGCCAACCTTGCAGGTTGTGTGGGGTGTCCCTTTTGGGGTGATCAATTTGTCGTTGGTTGTCTTCATTGTGACTTTCAGCGCATGTCTGTTGGTTCATGGGCCGTTGTCTGATCGGTTTGGACGGCGTCCTGTCCTTATTTCAGGTATTCTGCTTTTTATTCTTGGCAGTCTTCTGTGTGCAGCGTCCGACTCCATTACTTTTCTTCTTTTTTCCCGAGCCGTTCAAGGAGCTGGGGCGGCCGCTGCGGCTTCCCTCTCTTTGGCATTGTCCAAGGATTTGTATGAAGGCGTCGAACGACAGAAAATTTTGGCGTACATCGGCGTCATCATGGCTTTTTGTCCCATGTTGGCCCCGACATTGGGTGGCATTATGTTGCGGTTTGGTTCCTGGCAATGGATTTTTATTGTCCAGTCGATAATGGCTCTTGTTGCACTGTATGGTGTTCTCCGTTTGAAAGAGCCATTGACGGAATTTACTCATGGCGGTGTGCTTGCCGTTGCTGGTCGATATATTGCAGTTTTTAAAAATGGTCGATTTACCGTGTTGGCGTTGGCCTTTGCCATTATGATTCTGCCACATTTCGGATTTATTGGTGGCTCAGCAGATATCTATATCAACGGTTTCGATATGTCGGAACATGTGTTCGGTCTTTATTTTGGGGCTAATGCCGTAGGCTTCATGCTTGGATCATTCACCTGTACGCGACTGGGTGGTTCATTGAAGCCTATGCATATTTTGTATATTGCCCTGTGTACAATTTTCGGGGCCGGTGTGCTCATGCTTTTGTTGGGGGGAACTTCACCGCTGGCGGTTGCCATACCCATGTTTTGTATCACGTTTTCCGTGGGATTTTCTCGTCCTGTCAGCAATTCCATGATTCTGGATCAGGTGGATTCTGATGTGGGAGCAGCCTCTGGTGTGATGACCTTTGAGATGTTTTTCGTGGGAGCCATGTCCATGGAGTTTATCTCCCTTGATTGGCCCAATAAGCCTATGGTGCTTGGTTTGCTTGCTTTAACCGGTGCGGCCATTCCGTTGGGGACACTGTTGATTATGCGTGTCATTGGAAGACGTCGGACTTGA
- a CDS encoding BON domain-containing protein has translation MKNSQLILSNLLIVCLAISAIAWTPWGAIYGSARDERSVGDQAADKEISLSIKKTMADKDGEKALQIHVYCFLKHVYLVGAINDTAFQSFAVKTAKSTKEVKKVTKYFVKESDTTADDLEIAASVRAALIAEGDLSATQIEQEAMNGEVVLLGMVRSKKDAQLAIKVAKSVEGVRKVTSFMIPSK, from the coding sequence ATGAAAAACTCTCAATTGATACTCTCCAATCTGCTTATCGTTTGCCTTGCCATATCAGCCATAGCGTGGACTCCATGGGGAGCCATATACGGCAGTGCACGGGATGAACGCAGTGTTGGTGACCAGGCAGCTGACAAGGAAATTTCTCTTTCCATCAAAAAAACCATGGCCGACAAAGATGGCGAAAAGGCTCTCCAAATTCATGTCTACTGCTTCTTGAAACACGTATATCTCGTAGGCGCCATCAATGATACTGCATTCCAATCATTTGCCGTCAAGACGGCCAAGTCCACAAAAGAAGTAAAAAAAGTAACCAAATACTTTGTCAAAGAATCCGACACGACTGCGGACGATCTGGAAATTGCTGCCAGCGTGCGTGCGGCACTCATTGCCGAAGGAGATCTTTCGGCGACACAAATCGAACAGGAAGCCATGAACGGAGAAGTGGTACTGCTCGGCATGGTTCGTAGCAAAAAAGATGCTCAACTAGCCATCAAAGTTGCTAAAAGTGTTGAGGGCGTTCGTAAAGTGACATCATTCATGATCCCGAGCAAATAG
- a CDS encoding J domain-containing protein produces the protein MEYRDYYKLLGVSRSSSKDEISKAFKKLARKYHPDLNPNNPEAEAKFKEINEAYEVLKDEKKRKLYDQFGSNWEHGQNFQPPPGYENMQYGGGGGFGGGAGFSDFFETIFGGGGPGGASFRGGFQQGGFGGGGYQQRPRRGSDSEASYEMSLEEAFRGGKKSITVQEQVTGPEGFPHMSTKTLEINVPPGIKDGQKIRLAGQGNPGMGGGPKGDLYLKIRLMHHHMFKVSDADVILDLPLSPWEAALGASLRIPTLDGAVEMKIPPGIGSGKKLRIKGKGLGAGAKKGDQFVRIMIQVPERLSSEERDLLEKLQEVSDFTPRNF, from the coding sequence ATGGAATATAGAGATTATTACAAACTCCTCGGGGTTTCCCGTTCATCATCCAAGGATGAAATAAGTAAGGCCTTTAAAAAATTGGCCCGCAAGTATCATCCTGACCTCAATCCGAACAACCCGGAAGCGGAAGCCAAGTTCAAGGAGATCAACGAAGCCTACGAAGTTCTCAAGGATGAGAAGAAGCGCAAACTCTATGATCAGTTCGGTTCCAATTGGGAACACGGACAGAATTTCCAGCCACCGCCGGGATATGAAAATATGCAGTATGGTGGCGGAGGGGGATTCGGCGGCGGAGCCGGTTTCTCAGACTTTTTTGAGACTATTTTTGGTGGTGGTGGACCTGGAGGCGCAAGTTTCCGCGGTGGGTTCCAGCAGGGTGGCTTTGGTGGCGGTGGTTATCAGCAACGGCCCCGTCGCGGTTCTGATTCCGAGGCATCCTATGAGATGTCGTTGGAAGAAGCGTTTCGCGGTGGCAAGAAGTCTATCACTGTGCAGGAACAGGTCACCGGCCCGGAAGGCTTCCCGCACATGAGCACCAAGACCCTTGAGATCAATGTGCCACCGGGTATCAAGGATGGGCAGAAAATCCGTCTGGCCGGACAGGGCAACCCCGGTATGGGTGGTGGCCCTAAAGGAGACCTGTATCTCAAGATCAGGCTTATGCATCATCACATGTTCAAAGTGTCAGATGCAGACGTTATTCTTGATTTGCCTTTGTCTCCTTGGGAAGCTGCGCTGGGTGCAAGTTTGCGTATTCCTACACTCGATGGTGCAGTGGAAATGAAGATTCCGCCAGGCATTGGTTCCGGTAAAAAGTTGCGAATCAAGGGCAAAGGGCTGGGAGCCGGTGCGAAGAAGGGTGATCAGTTCGTTCGTATCATGATTCAGGTGCCTGAGCGACTTTCTAGCGAAGAGCGTGACTTGTTGGAAAAGCTGCAAGAAGTGTCTGATTTCACACCGAGAAATTTCTGA
- a CDS encoding transporter substrate-binding domain-containing protein translates to MNGGCLFFYRWFFCSASAGVCLFAFLFCCPSLSLAEDDPFATYRSKGIIVAQESDMPPMSFVGPSGRPKGFIIDLWRKWSSETGVPVHFHLVEWAETLNAVREGKADVHGGLFYTAGRDRYLDYSSPFFVSRGVVLAVGDSAMTDISQLNGAKIGVIDKSFYDALLREKYPTLRPYPIENTTRLVEVAVNGEVEVVMGDYPTIMHQIGSMGKARSFKVIEFVADQHYRAAVAQGNQTLLNVIEKGLERIDEEERKVIFERWVIGGHTSSRSWLAPAIIISILSLGFALLVPFVFDRFRR, encoded by the coding sequence ATGAATGGTGGCTGTTTGTTTTTTTATCGTTGGTTTTTTTGTTCTGCATCAGCAGGGGTATGCCTTTTTGCCTTTCTCTTTTGTTGTCCATCCCTATCACTAGCTGAGGATGATCCTTTTGCGACATATCGATCCAAGGGTATTATCGTTGCTCAGGAATCTGATATGCCTCCTATGTCCTTTGTCGGTCCCAGTGGTCGTCCAAAGGGATTTATCATCGACCTTTGGCGGAAATGGTCGTCAGAGACCGGCGTCCCGGTACATTTTCATCTTGTGGAGTGGGCTGAGACTTTGAATGCTGTGCGTGAAGGGAAAGCAGATGTTCACGGTGGCCTTTTTTACACCGCCGGGAGAGATCGTTATCTGGATTACTCCTCTCCGTTTTTTGTCTCTCGTGGGGTTGTTCTTGCGGTGGGTGATTCAGCCATGACAGACATTAGTCAATTGAATGGTGCGAAGATTGGTGTGATTGACAAGAGCTTTTATGACGCGCTCTTGCGCGAGAAGTATCCAACTCTGAGACCATACCCAATCGAGAATACGACCCGATTGGTTGAAGTGGCTGTCAATGGCGAGGTCGAGGTGGTTATGGGTGATTATCCAACCATCATGCATCAGATCGGGTCTATGGGAAAGGCTCGATCTTTCAAGGTGATAGAGTTTGTTGCGGATCAGCACTACAGAGCTGCCGTTGCACAGGGTAATCAGACTTTGCTGAACGTCATAGAAAAGGGGTTGGAGCGAATTGATGAAGAAGAGCGAAAAGTTATTTTTGAGCGGTGGGTTATCGGAGGGCACACTTCATCCAGAAGTTGGCTTGCTCCAGCAATTATTATCAGTATTTTAAGTCTTGGTTTTGCGCTTCTTGTTCCCTTTGTTTTTGATCGGTTTCGCCGTTAG
- the clpB gene encoding ATP-dependent chaperone ClpB, which yields MDPNTFTKKTQDAVSEAQNLAIRSGHQQIDCEHLMHALVAQEQGLVPQILRKLGVAPDAYLGAIDAEIAKMPRVTGSGARPDQIVVTPRMQKALVAADDMRKRMKDEFVSVEHVFVALVDESGSSGVGRVNKQFGLNKNKVLGALEEVRGKQRVTSDNPEATYDSLKKYGRDLVEEARSGKLDPVIGRDSEIRRVIRILSRRTKNNPVLIGEAGVGKTAIAEGLAQRIVKGDVPEGLKDKTVFSLDMGSLIAGAKYRGEFEERLKAVLKEVQESAGQILMFIDELHTIVGAGKTDGAMDAGNILKPMLARGELHCIGATTIDEYRKYIEKDPALERRFQTVLVEEPNVEDTISILRGLRERFEVHHGVRIADGAIVEAAVLSNRYITDRQLPDKAIDLIDEAAALIRTEIDSQPYELDKANRQIMQLEIEREALKRESDKASRERLVELEKKLAELKEHQSALLAQWENEKGGIERLRSLKEEIESTRRDIDEAKRVHDYNRAAELEYGRLATLEKDLNERNEALESGDTPRMVREEVGPDDVAQVIARWTGIPVSRLMEGEREKLLKLGDMLHERVIGQDDAVQAVADAVLRARAGLKDPTKPIGSFIFLGPTGVGKTELCKTLASALFDSEDNMVRIDMSEYMEKHTVARLIGAPPGYVGYDEGGQLTEAVRRKPYSVILFDEIEKAHHDVFNVLLQILDDGRLTDSHGRTVDFKNTIVIMTSNLGAEFMLDGIDQTGEFREGVEEQVMDVLRRHFRPEFLNRVDETVLFRPLTPTQLAGIIDLLVAGLRSRLEDRKIELLLTDKAKAFIAESAYEPSFGARPLHRYLQAHLETPLAKLLISGELADGTSVTVDEKDGGLMFV from the coding sequence ATGGATCCGAATACTTTTACGAAAAAAACACAGGACGCTGTATCCGAGGCCCAGAATTTGGCCATTCGAAGCGGACATCAGCAAATTGACTGCGAGCATCTCATGCACGCTCTTGTTGCGCAGGAGCAGGGATTGGTTCCCCAAATCCTGCGTAAACTCGGAGTGGCCCCTGATGCCTACCTTGGCGCTATTGACGCCGAAATAGCCAAAATGCCCCGCGTGACCGGTTCCGGCGCACGCCCCGACCAGATCGTTGTTACCCCACGTATGCAGAAAGCATTGGTGGCGGCAGACGACATGCGCAAGCGTATGAAAGACGAGTTCGTTTCCGTTGAGCACGTATTTGTTGCTCTCGTGGATGAATCCGGCTCTTCAGGTGTCGGCCGTGTGAATAAACAGTTCGGTTTGAACAAGAACAAGGTCCTTGGTGCGCTTGAGGAAGTGCGTGGCAAACAACGCGTCACGTCCGACAATCCCGAAGCCACGTATGATTCGCTCAAGAAATATGGACGCGACCTCGTGGAAGAGGCCCGGTCCGGTAAGCTTGATCCCGTCATTGGTCGGGATAGCGAGATTCGTCGCGTTATCCGTATTCTTTCTCGTCGTACTAAGAATAACCCGGTGCTTATCGGTGAGGCCGGTGTTGGAAAGACCGCCATTGCCGAAGGACTCGCCCAACGTATCGTTAAAGGGGATGTGCCCGAGGGACTTAAGGACAAGACCGTCTTTTCGTTGGATATGGGCTCGCTCATTGCCGGTGCAAAATATCGTGGTGAGTTCGAGGAAAGACTCAAGGCCGTGCTCAAGGAAGTGCAGGAATCCGCTGGACAGATTCTCATGTTCATTGATGAATTGCACACCATTGTGGGGGCAGGAAAAACCGATGGTGCCATGGACGCAGGAAATATCCTGAAGCCCATGCTGGCGCGTGGTGAACTGCATTGCATCGGTGCAACCACCATTGACGAGTACCGCAAGTATATTGAGAAGGACCCGGCACTTGAACGCCGTTTCCAGACTGTGCTTGTGGAAGAGCCGAACGTGGAAGACACTATCTCCATCCTGCGCGGATTGCGAGAGCGATTCGAGGTGCACCATGGTGTGCGTATTGCTGACGGAGCAATTGTGGAAGCCGCTGTGCTGTCCAATCGATACATTACAGATCGTCAGTTGCCGGATAAAGCCATTGACCTCATTGATGAGGCCGCGGCTTTGATTCGTACCGAGATTGACTCCCAGCCCTATGAGCTGGACAAGGCCAACCGTCAGATCATGCAGCTCGAAATCGAACGTGAGGCATTGAAGCGTGAGTCAGACAAGGCTTCGCGTGAACGTCTGGTCGAACTGGAAAAGAAGTTAGCCGAACTCAAGGAACATCAGTCTGCATTGCTTGCCCAATGGGAAAATGAAAAGGGCGGCATTGAACGTCTGCGCTCCTTGAAGGAAGAGATTGAGTCTACTCGTCGTGATATTGACGAAGCCAAACGTGTGCACGATTACAACCGTGCTGCTGAACTGGAATATGGTCGTCTGGCAACGTTGGAAAAAGATCTTAACGAGCGCAACGAAGCCCTGGAATCCGGGGACACGCCGCGTATGGTCAGGGAAGAAGTCGGCCCTGATGATGTGGCGCAGGTCATAGCCCGGTGGACTGGTATCCCGGTATCCCGTCTGATGGAAGGAGAACGCGAGAAACTTCTTAAGCTCGGTGATATGCTGCATGAGCGGGTTATTGGTCAGGACGACGCCGTTCAAGCCGTAGCAGATGCCGTCTTGCGCGCTCGTGCTGGTCTCAAAGACCCGACCAAGCCTATTGGCTCGTTTATCTTCCTCGGTCCCACAGGTGTGGGAAAGACCGAGCTGTGCAAGACGCTTGCGTCCGCTTTGTTTGATTCTGAGGACAACATGGTTCGTATCGACATGTCCGAATATATGGAAAAGCACACCGTTGCCCGACTCATTGGTGCGCCTCCGGGGTATGTCGGGTATGACGAAGGTGGTCAGTTGACCGAAGCCGTCAGGCGCAAGCCTTATTCCGTCATTCTGTTTGATGAAATTGAAAAGGCGCATCATGACGTTTTCAATGTGCTTCTCCAGATTCTCGATGACGGACGACTGACTGATTCTCATGGTCGGACCGTGGACTTCAAGAATACCATCGTCATTATGACGAGCAACCTTGGTGCGGAGTTCATGCTGGACGGTATTGATCAGACCGGCGAGTTCCGGGAAGGGGTAGAAGAGCAGGTCATGGATGTTCTGCGTCGCCATTTCCGTCCGGAGTTTCTCAACCGTGTGGATGAGACCGTGTTGTTCCGACCTCTTACGCCGACCCAGCTTGCAGGAATTATTGATCTGCTGGTTGCAGGATTGCGTTCCCGTTTGGAAGACCGCAAGATCGAGTTGCTCCTTACAGATAAGGCCAAGGCGTTTATTGCTGAATCTGCCTATGAACCGAGCTTTGGCGCACGTCCGCTTCATCGATACCTGCAGGCACATCTGGAAACACCGCTTGCAAAGTTGCTTATCAGCGGAGAATTGGCGGATGGCACCTCTGTGACTGTGGACGAAAAAGATGGCGGACTGATGTTCGTATAA